In the genome of Mytilus edulis chromosome 3, xbMytEdul2.2, whole genome shotgun sequence, one region contains:
- the LOC139517305 gene encoding uncharacterized protein isoform X1, translated as MNTHNAVGFQLDATASSKEHTEMFHKMILSQIQEDKVREYREAFNLYDKDHDGVISTHKLGVILRSLGHNPTELEIQEMIDEVDHDRTGSVEFEDFLEVVMSKDLDEEDHELALKEAFKMFDRDGNGYIDADELRLCMMNLGEKLTLDEVEEMIKEVDVDYDGRMNYEEFVKLMCTKYPLM; from the exons ATGAACACACACAATGCAGTGGGATTTCAGTTGGATGCAACGGCTAGTAGCAAGGAACATACTGAAATGTTCCATAAAATGATA CTAAGCCAAATACAAGAAGATAAAGTACgag AATATCGAGAAGCGTTTAATTTGTACGATAAAGACCATGATGGTGTTATATCTACACATAAATTAGGTGTCATACTGAGATCTTTGGGACACAACCCAACGGAACTTGAGATTCAAGAAATGATTGATGAAGTCGATCATGACA GAACGGGTTCAGTTGAATTTGAAGACTTTTTAGAGGTTGTGATGAGTAAAGACCTCGATGAAGAAGATCATGAACTAGCGTTAAAAGAGGCGTTTAAAATGTTTGACAGGGATGGCAATGGTTACATTGACGCTGATGAACTTAGATTGTGTATGATGAATCTTGGTGAGAAATTAACATTAGACGAAGTTGAAGAAATGATTAAAGAAGTTGATGTTGATTACGACGGAAGGATGAATTACGAAG AATTTGTGAAGTTGATGTGCACAAAATATCCTTTGATGTGA
- the LOC139517305 gene encoding uncharacterized protein isoform X2: MASKDEGHKWNANSVLSQIQEDKVREYREAFNLYDKDHDGVISTHKLGVILRSLGHNPTELEIQEMIDEVDHDRTGSVEFEDFLEVVMSKDLDEEDHELALKEAFKMFDRDGNGYIDADELRLCMMNLGEKLTLDEVEEMIKEVDVDYDGRMNYEEFVKLMCTKYPLM; this comes from the exons ATGGCATCAAAAGATGAAGGACATAAATGGAATGCAAACTCGGTG CTAAGCCAAATACAAGAAGATAAAGTACgag AATATCGAGAAGCGTTTAATTTGTACGATAAAGACCATGATGGTGTTATATCTACACATAAATTAGGTGTCATACTGAGATCTTTGGGACACAACCCAACGGAACTTGAGATTCAAGAAATGATTGATGAAGTCGATCATGACA GAACGGGTTCAGTTGAATTTGAAGACTTTTTAGAGGTTGTGATGAGTAAAGACCTCGATGAAGAAGATCATGAACTAGCGTTAAAAGAGGCGTTTAAAATGTTTGACAGGGATGGCAATGGTTACATTGACGCTGATGAACTTAGATTGTGTATGATGAATCTTGGTGAGAAATTAACATTAGACGAAGTTGAAGAAATGATTAAAGAAGTTGATGTTGATTACGACGGAAGGATGAATTACGAAG AATTTGTGAAGTTGATGTGCACAAAATATCCTTTGATGTGA
- the LOC139517305 gene encoding uncharacterized protein isoform X3, with product MSFLNKHQLLFFSQLSQIQEDKVREYREAFNLYDKDHDGVISTHKLGVILRSLGHNPTELEIQEMIDEVDHDRTGSVEFEDFLEVVMSKDLDEEDHELALKEAFKMFDRDGNGYIDADELRLCMMNLGEKLTLDEVEEMIKEVDVDYDGRMNYEEFVKLMCTKYPLM from the exons ATGTCATTTTTGAATAAGCATCAGCTGCTTTTCTTCTCCCAG CTAAGCCAAATACAAGAAGATAAAGTACgag AATATCGAGAAGCGTTTAATTTGTACGATAAAGACCATGATGGTGTTATATCTACACATAAATTAGGTGTCATACTGAGATCTTTGGGACACAACCCAACGGAACTTGAGATTCAAGAAATGATTGATGAAGTCGATCATGACA GAACGGGTTCAGTTGAATTTGAAGACTTTTTAGAGGTTGTGATGAGTAAAGACCTCGATGAAGAAGATCATGAACTAGCGTTAAAAGAGGCGTTTAAAATGTTTGACAGGGATGGCAATGGTTACATTGACGCTGATGAACTTAGATTGTGTATGATGAATCTTGGTGAGAAATTAACATTAGACGAAGTTGAAGAAATGATTAAAGAAGTTGATGTTGATTACGACGGAAGGATGAATTACGAAG AATTTGTGAAGTTGATGTGCACAAAATATCCTTTGATGTGA